Proteins from a single region of Vibrio sp. DW001:
- a CDS encoding FAD-binding and (Fe-S)-binding domain-containing protein: MESIYKELIQELSVHIDEKRIITDPTLTLAYGTDASFYRMVPKLILQLDSLDEIVLAIKTCNVKQIPLTFRAAGTSLSGQAISDSVLITLTTSWRNHQIINNGEQIWLQPGVIGADANKYLAPFGRMIGPDPASINTCKIGGIAANNASGMCCGTSKNSYKTLAGMTVVLADGTVLDTLNKDSIESFKFSHKSLISDLITLAKECNSNADMANKIRHKYRLKNTTGYSLNSLVDYEDPIDILQHLLIGSEGTLGFIADITYNTVIDHAFKASGLFVFSDIETTCFAVSELSKTNVAAVELMDSRSLASVANEPGMPDFIAELGIKGNTEAAAILVEIHAEDEQDLAVQSQALINIISRYSPIEAVEFSRNATTCAQLWAIRKGLFPAVGAVRETGTTVIIEDVAFPLDQLAPAVRELQNLFIKYDYHEAIIFGHALAGNLHFVFTQAFDNEPEINRYSAFMDAVAQLVAVKYKGSLKAEHGTGRNMAPYVELEWGKDGYELMQKIKKIFDKTGILNPGVILNNDHESHIKNLKEMPAADELIDKCIECGFCEPVCPSRNLSLTPRQRNTVYREIRRLYKTNEDPAKLAEMEKVFRYQGIDTCAATGLCADRCPVGINTGDLMRKLREDHSSLANTIASWTADHFEAVTSVTKLGLGAANSVHGIIGTNNMRAVTKAAHQLSGKRVPLWTPHLPIPARNVSAITIHSVGKEKVVYFPSCASRNMGPEKNAIDNRSLTEVTISLLEKAGYDVVLPDDINSQCCGMPYKSKGFVDTANSKMNALQDSLWHASQQGKYPILMDTSPCASLSKGALQKELSIYEPFKFVAEYVLPKLTITQQKEPVMLHITCTSRRNGLAGIIQDVTEACAEKVIIPEDIQCCGFAGDKGFTKPELNASALASLRSEVPEDCSEGYSNSRTCEIGLSEHSGIEYRSILYLVDRVS; the protein is encoded by the coding sequence ATGGAATCTATATATAAAGAGTTGATACAAGAACTCAGCGTTCATATCGACGAAAAGAGAATCATCACAGACCCAACCCTAACCTTGGCATACGGTACAGACGCCAGCTTCTATAGAATGGTGCCCAAACTTATACTGCAACTCGACTCTCTTGATGAAATCGTTCTCGCAATCAAAACCTGCAATGTAAAACAAATACCACTTACCTTTCGAGCCGCAGGCACAAGTTTATCAGGGCAGGCAATATCCGACTCTGTTCTCATCACCCTGACAACCAGTTGGCGCAATCACCAGATAATCAATAATGGTGAACAGATATGGCTACAACCTGGGGTTATCGGCGCAGATGCAAATAAATATCTAGCTCCATTTGGGCGTATGATTGGCCCAGACCCCGCGTCAATCAATACCTGTAAAATTGGCGGCATTGCAGCCAACAATGCCTCTGGCATGTGTTGTGGCACCTCAAAAAATAGCTACAAAACGTTGGCTGGTATGACTGTCGTCCTTGCCGATGGTACCGTGCTAGATACCCTCAACAAAGACAGTATTGAGTCATTTAAATTCAGTCATAAATCCCTCATTTCAGACCTCATTACATTGGCAAAAGAGTGCAATAGTAATGCCGATATGGCGAACAAAATACGCCATAAATATCGCCTTAAAAACACCACGGGATACAGCCTAAACTCACTAGTAGACTATGAAGACCCTATCGATATTCTTCAGCACCTACTAATTGGGTCTGAAGGTACGCTCGGTTTTATCGCTGATATTACTTATAACACGGTGATTGACCACGCTTTCAAGGCGTCAGGGCTTTTTGTATTCTCAGATATTGAAACCACTTGTTTTGCAGTAAGTGAACTCAGCAAAACCAATGTAGCAGCAGTAGAGTTAATGGACAGCCGCTCACTCGCATCTGTAGCCAACGAACCGGGGATGCCCGATTTCATTGCCGAATTAGGGATAAAAGGAAACACAGAAGCAGCCGCTATTCTTGTAGAGATTCACGCCGAAGATGAGCAAGATCTTGCTGTGCAGTCCCAAGCATTAATCAATATAATTAGTCGTTATTCACCCATTGAGGCCGTCGAGTTCAGCCGTAACGCGACGACATGCGCTCAACTATGGGCCATCCGAAAAGGACTATTTCCAGCCGTCGGAGCAGTAAGAGAAACCGGTACAACCGTGATCATCGAAGATGTCGCGTTTCCACTCGACCAGCTCGCACCTGCGGTACGTGAACTACAAAATCTGTTCATTAAATATGATTATCATGAGGCGATAATATTTGGGCATGCATTGGCAGGTAATCTTCACTTTGTATTTACTCAAGCATTTGATAATGAGCCTGAAATAAACCGTTATAGTGCTTTCATGGATGCCGTAGCCCAACTGGTTGCCGTGAAGTACAAAGGGTCGCTCAAAGCAGAACATGGCACAGGCCGTAACATGGCTCCTTACGTTGAGCTGGAATGGGGCAAAGACGGTTACGAATTGATGCAGAAGATCAAAAAAATCTTCGATAAAACCGGCATTCTGAATCCTGGTGTCATCCTTAATAACGACCATGAGTCACATATTAAAAACCTTAAAGAGATGCCTGCGGCAGACGAACTGATCGATAAATGCATAGAGTGTGGATTCTGCGAACCAGTATGCCCTTCGCGAAACCTCTCTTTGACGCCACGGCAACGTAACACGGTGTACCGTGAGATCCGCCGCCTTTACAAAACCAACGAAGACCCTGCAAAACTGGCCGAAATGGAAAAAGTATTCCGCTATCAAGGTATTGATACTTGCGCCGCCACCGGGCTCTGTGCTGACCGGTGTCCGGTAGGTATAAACACGGGTGACCTAATGCGGAAACTGCGTGAAGATCACTCCTCTCTGGCCAATACAATCGCAAGTTGGACAGCCGATCATTTCGAAGCAGTTACCTCCGTTACCAAGCTAGGATTGGGTGCTGCCAATAGTGTGCACGGCATCATTGGAACCAATAACATGAGAGCGGTGACCAAAGCTGCTCACCAGCTATCAGGTAAACGCGTACCATTATGGACTCCCCACCTTCCAATACCAGCCAGAAATGTTTCCGCGATTACGATCCATTCCGTAGGAAAAGAAAAGGTCGTCTACTTCCCTAGTTGTGCATCCCGTAATATGGGACCAGAAAAAAATGCCATCGATAACAGATCATTAACTGAAGTGACCATTTCCTTGCTCGAAAAAGCGGGCTACGATGTTGTACTACCAGATGATATTAACAGCCAGTGCTGTGGCATGCCTTATAAAAGCAAAGGTTTTGTCGATACAGCAAACAGTAAGATGAACGCATTGCAAGACTCACTTTGGCACGCATCACAACAAGGGAAGTATCCTATTTTGATGGATACCAGCCCATGTGCAAGTCTGAGTAAGGGTGCACTTCAAAAAGAATTATCAATATACGAACCGTTTAAATTTGTTGCGGAATACGTCTTACCAAAGCTTACCATCACGCAGCAAAAAGAACCGGTGATGTTACACATTACCTGCACATCACGACGAAATGGTTTAGCAGGCATCATTCAAGACGTCACTGAAGCATGTGCTGAAAAAGTGATCATACCGGAGGATATACAGTGTTGTGGCTTCGCTGGTGATAAAGGATTCACTAAACCGGAACTCAACGCCTCTGCGTTAGCCTCACTGAGATCAGAAGTACCAGAGGATTGCAGCGAGGGGTATTCCAATAGCAGAACCTGTGAAATTGGTCTGTCAGAACATAGCGGGATTGAGTATCGCTCAATCCTTTACTTGGTAGACAGAGTCAGTTAA
- a CDS encoding benzoate/H(+) symporter BenE family transporter, whose protein sequence is MPSSFQLSHLTAGFTAVLVGYTSSVILVIQAATSSGASPNHIASWLFMLGVVLGVTTIGYSWYYKVPVLTAWSTPGAAMLITVAPDYSLQECIGAFILSGLFVLLTGLIKPINQLIDRIPAQIATAMLAAILLPFCLKAFVPLEHSPILFFSMFIAYLISKSVVPRYTMLILLLVSIANALYFYSFSFHTINFTVTKPTWVTPTFSNSSAINIALPLYIITMLSQNLPGIAMLNSYGYKIQTKSLFLGTGLANMMSAPFGGFSTNLAAISAAICMNRDVDLDANQRYRATIWAGIFYLLTGCWASAVVSLFLILPTDIVQMLAGFALLGTLLMCLKTSFSKEKTTEPALLTFLISLSGVTLFGINAPVLGLLVGIALFKYQQKA, encoded by the coding sequence ATGCCTAGTTCGTTTCAACTTAGTCATTTAACCGCCGGGTTTACTGCTGTCCTCGTTGGGTATACAAGCTCAGTAATATTGGTAATACAAGCGGCGACTTCCTCCGGCGCGTCACCCAATCATATCGCCAGCTGGCTATTCATGCTTGGGGTCGTATTAGGCGTAACGACTATCGGCTATTCTTGGTATTACAAAGTGCCTGTATTGACGGCATGGTCTACACCAGGTGCCGCTATGTTAATAACGGTTGCTCCCGATTACTCGTTACAGGAATGTATTGGCGCTTTTATCTTGTCAGGCCTTTTTGTATTATTAACAGGATTAATTAAACCTATTAACCAACTAATTGATCGCATACCTGCTCAGATCGCCACGGCAATGCTTGCGGCTATTTTACTTCCTTTTTGCCTAAAAGCTTTCGTACCACTAGAACACTCACCAATCCTATTTTTTTCCATGTTTATCGCCTACCTAATAAGCAAATCTGTTGTGCCCAGATACACGATGCTCATACTGCTATTGGTAAGTATCGCCAATGCTTTGTATTTCTATAGTTTTAGCTTTCACACTATTAACTTTACTGTAACCAAGCCTACTTGGGTCACACCTACATTTAGTAACAGCAGTGCTATCAATATCGCTCTACCGCTTTATATTATTACGATGCTATCCCAAAACCTACCGGGCATAGCAATGCTTAATAGCTACGGCTACAAGATTCAGACAAAATCACTTTTTCTTGGTACCGGATTGGCGAATATGATGTCAGCACCATTCGGTGGATTCAGCACCAACCTCGCGGCAATATCCGCAGCAATATGCATGAATAGGGACGTAGATTTAGACGCAAACCAGCGATACCGAGCAACTATTTGGGCAGGTATTTTCTATTTATTGACGGGATGTTGGGCAAGTGCTGTTGTCTCTCTGTTTCTGATTCTACCAACTGACATTGTGCAGATGTTGGCTGGTTTCGCGCTACTCGGCACACTACTCATGTGTCTAAAAACCTCTTTTAGCAAAGAAAAGACAACGGAACCTGCCTTGCTTACTTTCTTAATATCACTTTCGGGCGTCACACTATTTGGTATAAACGCACCAGTTTTGGGTCTGTTGGTTGGTATTGCACTCTTCAAATACCAACAAAAGGCTTAA
- the dgcN gene encoding N-acetyltransferase DgcN, with the protein MELKKPYLLFLGDAADPLAAKVAQGIKTWHPEYCVGQYRLPTCNADCGVVDLSIEEAIEAGAKTLIIGVANRGGIISKEWCSVLIEALNAGLDIASGLHNKLTDIPELVASAKKNDQALFDVRYPTQNYPVGNGKKRQGKRLLTVGTDCSCGKMYTSLAIEKALKEQGVNADFRATGQTGILITGNGVSVDCVVADFIAGAIETISPESTIDHWDVIEGQGSLFHPSFAGVTTGLIHGAQADALVLCHEPTRTHMRGLPNYLVPDIKTCMELNIATARLTNPDVQFIGISVNTSQLDEKVALEFMDKVESEFGLPVVDPFRQGVSRIVNKLSEV; encoded by the coding sequence ATGGAACTGAAAAAACCTTATTTACTTTTTCTTGGGGACGCAGCAGACCCGCTCGCGGCAAAAGTTGCTCAAGGCATAAAAACTTGGCACCCTGAATATTGCGTAGGTCAGTATCGCTTACCAACATGCAATGCGGATTGCGGTGTGGTTGATCTTTCTATTGAAGAAGCAATAGAAGCAGGGGCCAAGACTTTGATCATTGGGGTTGCTAACCGTGGGGGTATTATCTCAAAGGAATGGTGTAGCGTATTAATAGAAGCTTTAAACGCTGGGCTTGATATCGCTTCAGGCTTACATAATAAGTTGACCGACATTCCGGAGTTAGTGGCTAGTGCAAAAAAAAATGATCAGGCACTGTTTGATGTTCGATACCCAACTCAAAACTACCCTGTAGGCAATGGTAAAAAACGCCAAGGAAAACGACTTTTAACGGTTGGCACAGATTGTTCATGCGGCAAGATGTATACATCATTAGCAATAGAGAAAGCGCTGAAAGAACAGGGTGTCAACGCTGACTTTCGTGCAACAGGTCAAACCGGTATTCTGATTACTGGTAACGGAGTGAGTGTTGACTGCGTTGTAGCTGATTTCATCGCAGGTGCAATCGAGACCATCTCACCAGAAAGCACTATAGACCACTGGGACGTAATTGAAGGACAAGGATCTCTATTCCACCCATCCTTTGCTGGTGTGACGACTGGACTGATACATGGGGCGCAAGCCGATGCTCTTGTTCTGTGTCATGAACCCACAAGAACACACATGCGCGGTCTACCAAACTACCTCGTACCCGACATAAAAACGTGTATGGAACTTAACATTGCAACGGCCAGATTGACCAATCCTGATGTACAATTTATTGGAATTTCTGTAAACACCTCTCAGCTTGATGAAAAAGTCGCGCTAGAATTTATGGATAAAGTAGAATCTGAATTCGGTCTACCTGTCGTAGACCCATTCCGTCAAGGTGTAAGCCGTATAGTAAACAAGCTATCGGAGGTATAA
- the dgcA gene encoding N-acetyl-D-Glu racemase DgcA, with protein MQISFKVKSWPIRGSFTISRGSKTQADVIQVKISSHGVMGRGECVPYARYNETIDSTLTELENVLPALKNGVTRETLQDLMPAGAARNAVDCALWDLECKQKQQRIWDNLAMSPDALVTAFTLSLDSPENMKKAAIENAFRPLLKLKLGGGEDLARVAAVREGSPNAKIILDANEAWTPELYKILIPELVKLGVAMIEQPFPVGMDYILETLPRPIPICADESCHDRESLGKIIGRYDMINIKTDKTGGLTEALALKNQAEQAGLQIMVGCMLSSSLSMAPAFVIAQGVDIVDLDGPLLLSEDIEHGFEFENNHMMPFSTELWG; from the coding sequence ATGCAAATAAGCTTCAAGGTTAAAAGTTGGCCCATTAGAGGAAGCTTCACCATCTCTAGAGGAAGCAAAACTCAGGCTGATGTGATACAGGTAAAAATAAGTAGTCACGGTGTTATGGGTCGCGGTGAATGCGTCCCATATGCACGTTACAACGAGACGATTGATAGTACCTTAACTGAACTAGAAAACGTGTTACCTGCACTAAAAAATGGGGTCACTCGAGAAACATTGCAAGACCTAATGCCGGCTGGCGCAGCAAGAAATGCCGTCGACTGCGCACTATGGGACCTTGAGTGTAAACAAAAACAACAGCGAATTTGGGACAACTTGGCGATGTCTCCTGACGCTTTGGTCACAGCATTTACTTTATCCCTAGACTCCCCAGAAAACATGAAAAAAGCGGCGATAGAGAATGCATTTCGTCCTTTGCTTAAATTGAAACTAGGAGGCGGTGAAGACTTAGCAAGAGTTGCCGCGGTTCGCGAAGGTTCACCCAATGCAAAGATTATCCTTGATGCAAATGAAGCATGGACACCCGAACTCTATAAAATACTGATTCCAGAACTAGTGAAACTGGGTGTAGCAATGATTGAACAACCTTTCCCTGTAGGGATGGACTATATTCTTGAGACACTACCTAGACCTATTCCAATCTGTGCGGATGAATCTTGTCACGATCGAGAAAGTTTAGGCAAAATAATTGGTCGTTACGATATGATCAATATTAAAACCGACAAAACCGGTGGCTTAACAGAAGCATTAGCACTCAAAAATCAAGCAGAGCAAGCAGGGTTGCAGATCATGGTTGGTTGCATGCTTTCAAGCTCTCTGAGCATGGCACCAGCATTCGTTATTGCTCAAGGTGTCGATATTGTTGATCTTGATGGCCCATTACTGCTAAGTGAAGACATAGAGCACGGATTCGAGTTCGAAAACAATCACATGATGCCCTTCTCTACAGAGTTATGGGGTTAA
- a CDS encoding alanine/glycine:cation symporter family protein, which translates to MEMLESFFGVIGDLTWGWSLIPFLVIFGLFFTIVTDFVQFRFFGRMFRVLSSKNQTAGKDKISGREALLLSVGGRVGGGNIAGVAVAITLGGPGAVFWMWAIALVGMATSLVECSLAQLYKRKEGNEFRGGPARTIIHGLGEDYRWLAYVLAFCLIAAFAFGFNAFQGNTVAGAVQDSLGIDRMYTGLFLAIIVGFIIYGGIRRIAKVADIVVPIMAITYVAMALLVIITNITEIPGVIVNIVSNAFGIEEAVGGGMGAALAQGLRRGLFSNEAGLGSAPNVAATADVTHPVSQGITQSLSVFIDTIIVCSCTAFVILLGDVYVPGAEGIDGIVLTQQSLVSHFGAWTQYYLTFAILLFSFSSVIYNYYLGENALTFMTKNPMAIHILRILVIGVVFVGAVAPGATAVFFFSDPLMGILAIVNLLALIMLFPTATRLIKDYRKQLDAGVEHPVFNPDEYKDLDIDTTAWVKKS; encoded by the coding sequence ATGGAAATGTTAGAAAGCTTTTTTGGGGTCATTGGTGACCTCACTTGGGGATGGTCGCTTATACCATTTCTTGTAATTTTTGGCCTATTTTTTACCATTGTTACTGACTTTGTTCAGTTCCGATTTTTCGGACGTATGTTCCGAGTACTATCAAGCAAAAACCAAACCGCGGGTAAAGACAAAATTTCCGGACGTGAAGCCCTTTTATTATCCGTTGGTGGTCGCGTAGGTGGTGGTAACATCGCTGGTGTTGCCGTTGCTATTACTCTTGGAGGTCCAGGTGCCGTATTCTGGATGTGGGCAATTGCATTGGTCGGTATGGCAACAAGCCTAGTGGAATGTTCACTTGCTCAGCTATACAAGCGTAAAGAAGGTAACGAGTTCCGTGGCGGTCCTGCACGTACGATTATTCATGGCCTTGGTGAAGACTATCGCTGGTTAGCGTATGTACTCGCATTCTGCTTGATTGCCGCTTTCGCGTTTGGTTTTAACGCGTTCCAAGGCAATACCGTTGCTGGTGCAGTGCAAGATAGCTTGGGTATTGACCGTATGTATACGGGTTTATTCCTTGCGATTATTGTCGGTTTCATCATCTACGGTGGTATCAGACGTATCGCTAAGGTTGCAGATATTGTTGTGCCTATTATGGCTATCACTTATGTAGCAATGGCTCTTCTCGTTATTATCACTAACATCACAGAAATTCCTGGTGTTATTGTAAATATCGTATCTAACGCATTCGGCATTGAGGAAGCTGTTGGTGGTGGTATGGGTGCAGCATTAGCGCAAGGTTTGCGTCGTGGTCTGTTCTCTAACGAAGCTGGCCTAGGTTCCGCACCTAACGTAGCGGCAACAGCAGACGTTACTCACCCAGTCAGTCAAGGCATTACTCAATCACTTTCAGTATTTATCGATACTATAATCGTTTGTAGCTGTACGGCTTTTGTTATTTTACTTGGTGATGTGTATGTACCTGGTGCAGAAGGTATTGATGGCATAGTACTTACTCAGCAGTCTTTGGTTTCTCACTTCGGTGCATGGACTCAGTATTACCTAACGTTTGCTATCCTTCTTTTCTCATTCAGTTCCGTTATATACAACTACTATCTTGGTGAGAATGCACTAACCTTTATGACTAAGAACCCAATGGCGATTCACATATTGCGTATTCTTGTCATTGGCGTAGTGTTTGTTGGTGCGGTAGCACCTGGTGCAACAGCGGTCTTCTTCTTCTCTGATCCACTGATGGGAATTTTGGCCATTGTTAACTTGTTAGCACTCATTATGCTGTTCCCAACGGCAACACGACTTATCAAGGATTACAGGAAACAACTTGATGCAGGTGTTGAGCATCCTGTGTTTAATCCTGATGAATATAAAGATCTTGATATCGATACGACTGCTTGGGTTAAAAAAAGTTAA
- a CDS encoding LysR family transcriptional regulator, with translation MKRNTDDFLIFYHLIELGSFSKAADKVGLTKSVISKRITRLEQELGVQLIFRTTRKLTLTEAGEVFFRHAREIYFTVKNAQEELKGLSESFTGTIRITVPTISGELILPQAIAEFSRKYPDITVHMDLDNQFIDLLSGGYDLAIRTGVLPDSSLIARRLVDVHWVICGAPSYFEKNKPPQTPQELSKHNCLGYSFQETGSDEWLFKGKTEPFTLKVSGNFCTNNASALRRASLLGQGLIYVPKVLVAEDLKEGALVEVLHKQVGKCLGIFAVYPYTKHLPTKTKLFIDHIYDCYNRSAESF, from the coding sequence ATGAAGAGAAATACAGACGACTTTTTAATTTTCTATCATTTGATTGAATTGGGATCTTTTAGTAAGGCCGCAGATAAGGTTGGATTAACTAAATCTGTAATAAGTAAGCGTATTACACGTTTGGAACAGGAGTTAGGCGTACAGCTTATCTTCCGTACAACTCGCAAACTGACCCTTACTGAAGCAGGAGAGGTTTTTTTTCGCCACGCGCGCGAGATCTATTTTACCGTAAAAAATGCTCAGGAAGAGCTGAAAGGGTTGAGTGAGTCCTTTACCGGAACAATTCGTATAACTGTACCGACTATTTCTGGTGAACTTATCTTGCCTCAAGCTATCGCAGAGTTTAGCCGTAAATATCCTGACATCACGGTGCATATGGATTTAGACAATCAGTTTATTGACCTATTATCTGGAGGTTACGACCTCGCTATTCGGACCGGTGTATTGCCAGATTCGAGTCTTATTGCGCGGCGTTTAGTTGATGTCCATTGGGTTATTTGTGGTGCCCCAAGCTATTTCGAAAAAAACAAACCTCCTCAGACCCCTCAAGAGCTGAGTAAACATAACTGCCTTGGGTACTCGTTTCAGGAAACAGGCTCAGATGAGTGGCTTTTTAAAGGAAAGACAGAACCATTTACGTTAAAGGTATCGGGCAACTTTTGTACTAATAATGCTTCAGCATTAAGAAGAGCCTCGCTCCTTGGCCAAGGGCTTATTTACGTACCGAAGGTGTTGGTGGCAGAAGATTTGAAAGAGGGCGCTCTTGTAGAAGTGCTTCATAAACAGGTTGGAAAATGCTTAGGTATATTTGCGGTCTATCCTTATACCAAGCACCTACCAACTAAAACCAAGTTGTTTATCGATCACATCTACGATTGTTACAATCGAAGCGCAGAGAGTTTCTGA
- a CDS encoding sodium:alanine symporter family protein has protein sequence MEFISGLVGQLNGIVWGVPMLVLILGVGIYLTVGLKFMPILNVGRAFKLMWSSREASGEGEIPPFQALMTAMSATVGTGNIAGVATAVFIGGPGALFWMWLTALVGLATKYAEAVLAVKYREKDENGSFVGGPMYYIKNGMGEKWAWLGSLFALFGAVACFGIGNAVQSNSIAQVLESNFSFSRLVVGLIIMVLAGGVILGGLKRVGKFAGAMVPVMATAYILCGVVILLMNFGEVIPAFALVFEHAFTPASAEGGFAGATVWMAIRFGVARGVFSNEAGLGSAPIAHASAQTDDPVRQGLIAMLGTFLDTLVICSITGLVIIISGAWTSGISGAALTSAAFGQVIPGGSYLVAVSLAIFAFTTIVGWSVYGERCAEYLFGPKAVLPFRIIFILALPIGAMMELDFVWLLGDTLNAMMAIPNLIALAVLSPVVFTLTKNYFNKKDSAVADSK, from the coding sequence ATGGAGTTTATTTCCGGATTGGTCGGTCAGCTTAATGGGATAGTGTGGGGTGTACCCATGCTCGTCCTCATTTTAGGGGTTGGTATTTACTTGACCGTGGGGTTGAAGTTTATGCCTATCCTAAATGTAGGGCGTGCATTTAAGTTAATGTGGAGTAGCCGTGAGGCGAGTGGAGAGGGTGAAATACCTCCGTTTCAGGCGTTGATGACGGCGATGTCTGCAACGGTGGGTACGGGTAATATTGCAGGAGTAGCAACCGCTGTATTTATTGGTGGCCCGGGTGCGCTATTTTGGATGTGGTTGACGGCACTTGTCGGTTTGGCAACCAAATATGCAGAGGCTGTTCTTGCCGTTAAATACCGTGAAAAAGATGAGAATGGCTCATTTGTCGGTGGTCCTATGTACTATATCAAAAATGGTATGGGTGAGAAGTGGGCGTGGCTTGGTTCTCTGTTTGCTTTATTTGGCGCGGTTGCTTGTTTTGGTATTGGTAATGCCGTTCAATCGAATTCCATCGCTCAAGTTTTAGAATCTAACTTCTCATTTTCGCGCCTCGTTGTAGGCCTCATTATTATGGTTCTAGCGGGTGGTGTGATATTAGGCGGCCTAAAGCGAGTTGGTAAGTTTGCGGGTGCAATGGTACCAGTTATGGCAACAGCCTATATTCTATGCGGGGTTGTGATCCTTCTGATGAACTTTGGGGAAGTCATTCCTGCGTTTGCACTTGTCTTTGAACATGCCTTCACACCGGCTTCAGCAGAAGGTGGTTTTGCTGGTGCGACTGTCTGGATGGCAATTCGCTTTGGTGTTGCCCGTGGTGTTTTCTCTAACGAAGCCGGTCTAGGTTCAGCGCCTATCGCGCATGCTAGCGCACAGACCGATGACCCGGTTCGTCAGGGATTGATAGCGATGTTAGGCACGTTCTTAGATACATTGGTCATCTGTAGTATTACTGGTCTCGTCATTATCATTTCTGGCGCATGGACAAGCGGTATCTCTGGTGCCGCTCTGACATCTGCTGCCTTTGGTCAGGTTATTCCTGGTGGTAGTTATTTGGTTGCGGTTAGCTTAGCGATTTTTGCCTTTACGACTATTGTTGGTTGGTCTGTGTATGGTGAGCGTTGTGCTGAATATTTATTTGGTCCTAAGGCCGTATTGCCATTCCGTATCATCTTTATTCTTGCTTTACCTATTGGGGCAATGATGGAGCTGGACTTTGTGTGGCTTCTTGGTGACACGTTAAATGCTATGATGGCGATACCAAACCTAATAGCACTTGCGGTATTAAGTCCGGTGGTCTTTACCCTGACTAAAAACTATTTCAATAAGAAAGATTCAGCGGTTGCTGACTCAAAATAA
- a CDS encoding D-amino-acid transaminase, which produces MQRTVYLNGEYLPESEAKVSIFDRGFLFADAIYEVTAVVDGKLLDLEGHVARLARSCRELEMKNPLTAEDLITIQKKLITLNDLKEGGIYLQVTRGSSGDRDFPYPDDTEPTVVLFTQSRAVIDSTKAKKGIKIISMPDLRWRRRDVKTTSLLAACMAKQAAMSVGCDDAWLIEEGYVTEGGSSNAYIVTQNNTIVTRPLSNDILHGITRASLLKVAEKHNLAIEERVFTIEEAYAAKEAFISSASTFIWPVISIDERPIGDGVPGPVASQLREIYIEFAKTLSV; this is translated from the coding sequence ATGCAACGTACTGTTTACTTAAATGGCGAGTATCTACCAGAATCTGAAGCAAAGGTTTCCATTTTTGACAGAGGTTTTTTATTCGCCGATGCCATTTATGAGGTGACTGCCGTTGTCGACGGAAAACTCTTAGATCTTGAAGGACACGTCGCGAGACTTGCTCGTTCATGTAGAGAATTGGAAATGAAAAATCCTCTTACTGCTGAAGATCTAATAACCATTCAAAAAAAACTCATTACACTTAATGATCTGAAGGAAGGTGGTATTTATCTACAAGTCACTAGGGGGTCATCTGGCGATCGTGACTTCCCTTACCCTGACGACACTGAGCCAACTGTTGTGTTATTTACTCAATCCCGTGCCGTGATCGACTCAACGAAAGCGAAAAAGGGCATCAAAATTATCTCCATGCCAGATCTTCGTTGGAGACGTCGTGACGTTAAAACGACCTCACTATTGGCAGCCTGTATGGCAAAACAAGCAGCCATGAGTGTTGGCTGTGATGACGCATGGCTGATTGAAGAAGGATACGTCACGGAAGGCGGCTCAAGTAACGCCTACATCGTAACCCAAAACAATACTATTGTTACACGTCCACTCAGTAACGATATTCTCCACGGTATAACACGAGCTTCACTGCTAAAAGTAGCGGAGAAACACAATCTGGCTATCGAAGAAAGGGTATTCACAATAGAAGAAGCTTACGCAGCGAAAGAAGCTTTTATTAGTTCTGCATCAACCTTTATATGGCCTGTCATCTCCATTGATGAGCGGCCAATTGGTGATGGTGTTCCTGGCCCTGTCGCATCACAGCTCCGTGAGATCTATATCGAATTTGCCAAAACACTTTCTGTATGA